A window of the Eretmochelys imbricata isolate rEreImb1 chromosome 7, rEreImb1.hap1, whole genome shotgun sequence genome harbors these coding sequences:
- the HMX2 gene encoding homeobox protein HMX2: MSNKEDPSKCCPAAAPISSFTIQSILGSGTSEGGREPSSKAAGAWPGRKLSLSVSSEEEEPEESWKHHGCFCPETQGPKETCHKHQPISFTCLSNPKGNGGAMTVNTDRTQFLSQSQQDLKEEKEKHFPPNSPSSGERQRDGGDRQANSAKKKTRTVFSRSQVYQLESTFDMKRYLSSSERACLASSLQLTETQVKTWFQNRRNKWKRQLSAELEAANMAHASAQTLVGMPLVFRDNSLLRVPVPRSIAFPAPLYYPGSNLSALPLYNLYNKIDY, encoded by the exons ATGAGCAACAAAGAAGACCCGAGCAAGTGTTGCCCCGCAGCCGCTCCGATCTCCAGTTTTACCATCCAGTCCATCCTGGGCAGCGGTACCtcggaagggggcagggagcccagttCCAAGGCAGCGGGCGCCTGGCCGGGCAGGAAGCTAAGTCTGTCCGTGTCCTCAGAGGAAGAGGAGCCGGAGGAGAGCTGGAAACATCACGGCTGCTTCTGTCCTGAGACGCAGGGCCCCAAAGAAACTTGCCACAAACACCAGCCCATCAGTTTCACGTGTCTCA GCAATCCAAAGGGGAATGGAGGAGCAATGACGGTGAATACAGACAGGACGCAATTCCTCTCCCAATCCCAACAGGACTtgaaggaggaaaaagagaaacacTTCCCTCCAAACTCCCCGTCTTCTGGGGAGAGACAAAGGGACGGAGGGGACAGGCAGGCTAATTCAGCCAAAAAGAAGACCCGCACTGTTTTCTCCCGGAGCCAAGTGTACCAGTTGGAATCTACCTTTGACATGAAGCGATACCTGAGCAGCTCGGAGAGGGCCTGCTTGGCCTCCAGTTTGCAGCTGACGGAGACCCAGGTGAAAACCTGGTTCCAGAACCGCAGGAACAAATGGAAAAGGCAACTCTCGGCAGAACTGGAGGCGGCCAATATGGCTCATGCCTCAGCTCAGACATTAGTGGGGATGCCCCTGGTTTTCAGAGACAATTCCCTTCTGAGAGTGCCAGTGCCCAGGTCGATCGCCTTCCCAGCCCCTTTATACTACCCAGGCAGCAACTTGTCAGCCTTACCTCTCTATAATCTCTACAACAAGATCGACTACTGA